A single window of Culicoides brevitarsis isolate CSIRO-B50_1 chromosome 3, AGI_CSIRO_Cbre_v1, whole genome shotgun sequence DNA harbors:
- the LOC134833288 gene encoding von Willebrand factor A domain-containing protein 8: MLSLRRTLNLRNLNYATGSFTRRRFASRVQIGDIWKEISEETGAKRVNIPQKYYKLDKDGNPIFSTSTKHHLRWMMQKDILKQDVFLLGKPGPQRRQLAMQYLQLTNREVEYLAVTRDSTESDLKQRREIINGSSVYFDQSAVRAAKEGRILVLEGIEKAERNVLPVLNNLLENREMHLEDGRLLIPAERYDKLLESNSKEVLDKWGLIRVSEDFRVISLGLPVPKYRGNPLDPPLRSRFQARDISTESYQELLEELKHATDVSTNNATLENFLSFAFGINSVDQTTAFTDFPTESLKYVARIYAKNPYLPIFDGIYRLYPYRNFVEKESRQNIENLLKSLDIKIPDKSDRRQEILEVSEKDCQLEGVSMKKVKIKTFDNETVEIEVPSSSVTINDKQHVFIPNAYHENTLADLVQSYAVSDFCLIGPRGSGKSALIYELCRRLGQHCEVLMLYQDMTARDLVQQRTTKVNGDTVWRDSALVKAALNGHTIVLDGIHRLHNSTIAILHRLIHDREIQLYCGKRLIAQEKYDELLKDGILAEEMEEHRVYPIHPAFRIVALAEPPTQEQNWLTPEMLSLFLFHEIRNLSKKEEEFIITEMYGPMGNSLKQIIDFAQFLRESRDPVLKSLSGSLSTRQLLKIAQRYSKYDPENDGTVNSVYETLNRTFLTQFLPSLPRKAFENALSRFNIEQTGKDNLPSRTIEVTDTHVKIGKTEILLSQSDASKAAKIPNILFYDIPEHVALLEHILQDFLLGSHLLLVGNQGVGKNKLADRFLQLLKRPREYIQLHRDTTVQTLTLQPSVRDGVIVHEDSPLVKAVKEGHVLMIDEADKSPTHVTCILKTLVENGEMYLSDGRKIVPHGAKKADDDEDQIIETHPDFRMIVLANRPGFPFLGNDFFGALGDCFSAFAVDNPSISSEVKMLRQYGPDVPLETIQKLVEAFSELRTMADQSQLAYPYSTREVVNIVKHLQQFRDEDVAELIGNVLDFDRHSPESFEQVTNILLKHGLQIGAYAEQELAAIRRKREMQVTVSRVSGLDTSAPKHGKVDPNNDPHVGGNTWAGGTGGRDTAGLGGKGGPYRLDAGHKVHQLSDAEKDDIPEHVKRAAREMNRKAFEAKLKEIQMSKYDHKIYEQFSVPVRQQVQILRIILNSLQAKSKERQWLRHQTSGELDDIKLIEGLTGEKNIYKRRMEQDPEPGQPQEKPKRLKLVVDVSGSMYRFNGYDGRLDRELEAVVMVMEAFDGFEKKIKYDVVGHSGESYCVPFVDLKNPPDNDKLRLETIRMMHAHSQYCWSGDNTINATKHAIKELAKEDCDEALVVVLSDANLARYGISPKRFGEALMTNPKVQAYVVFIGSLDKEAEIIKREMPAGRSFICMDTKDLPQIMKTIFESSVLK; encoded by the exons ATGTTGTCGCTTCGTAGAACGCTGAATctacgaaatttaaattatgccACAGGGTCATTTACTCGAAGGCGATTCGCATCCAGAGTCCAAATCGGAGACATTTGGAAGGAAATTTCGGAAGAAACAGGTGCCAAAAGGGTCAACATTCCACAAAAATACT atAAACTCGACAAAGATGGAAATCCAATCTTCTCGACGAGCACAAAGCACCATTTGCGATGGATGATGCAAAAAGACATCCTCAAACAAGACGTTTTCCTGCTTGGCAAACCGGGACCCCAACGACGACAACTGGCAATGCAATATTTGCAACTCACAAATCGCGAAGTTGAATATTTGGCTGTCACTCGAGACTCAACGGAGAGCGATTTAAAGCAACGCCGTGAAATAATCAACGGCTCGTCGGTATATTTTGACCAAAGTGCCGTCAGAGCAGCAAAAGAAGGCCGAATTTTAGTTTTGGAGGGCATTGAGAAGGCAGAACGGAATGTTTTGCCAGTGCTGAATAATTTGCTCGAAAATCGTGAAATGCATCTCGAAGATGGGAGATTGTTGATACCTGCAGAACGGTATGACAAACTATTGGAAAGTAACAGCAAAGAAGTTTTGGATAAATGGGGACTGATTCGCGTGTCGGAAGATTTTAGAGTTATCTCGTTGGGATTGCCGGTGCCAAAATATCGGGGAAATCCGTTGGATCCGCCTTTGAGGTCACGATTTCAAGCGCGGGATATTTCAACGGAGTCGTATCAG gaattGCTAGAAGAGTTAAAACATGCAACGGATGTTTCAACCAACAACGCAacgttggaaaattttctaagtTTTGCTTTTGGTATCAATTCTGTGGATCAAACTACTGCATTTACGGATTTTCCAACGGAAAGTTTGAAATATGTGGCTCGAATTTATGCGAAAAATCCATATttgccaatttttgatggaatttatCGACTGTATCCCTATCGGAATTTCGTGGAGAAGGAAAGTcgtcaaaatattgaaaatttgttaaagtcATTGGATATTAAGATTCCTGATAAGAGTGATAGGAGGCAGGAAATTTTGGAAGTTAGTGAGAAAGATTGTCAATTGGAAGgagtttcaatgaaaaaag taaaaatcaaaacattcgACAACGAAACTGTCGAAATCGAAGTACCCTCTTCCTCCGTCACAATCAACGACAAGCAACATGTCTTCATTCCGAACGCTTATCACGAAAATACTCTTGCCGACTTGGTACAATCTTATGCCGTGAGCGACTTTTGTCTCATCGGACCTCGCGGAAGTGGAAAATCTGCCTTAATTTACGAATTATGTCGACGCTTGGGACAACATTGTGAAGTTTTGATGCTGTATCAAGACATGACAGCTCGCGACTTAGTTCAGCAACGCACAACCAAAGTGAATGGCGACACAGTTTGGAGAGATTCTGCCTTAGTGAAAGCTGCATTAAATGGACATACGATCGTCCTCGATGGGATTCATAGACTTCATAACAGTACAATTGCCATTTTGCATCGATTAATTCACGATCGTGAAATTCAATTGTATTGCGGAAAAAGATTAATTGCTCAAGAAAAGTACGATGAATTGTTAAAAGATGGAATTTTAGCTGAAGAAATGGAAGAACATCGCGTTTATCCGATACATCCAGCTTTTAGGATTGTTGCTTTGGCTGAACCTCCAACGCAGGAACAAAATTGGTTGACGCCAGAAATGTTGAGTCTTTTCTTGTTTCATGAAATTCggaatttgagcaaaaaagaaGAGGAGTTTATAATTACTGAaatg tacggACCAATGGGCAACTCATTAAAGCAAATAATCGACTTTGCCCAATTCCTCCGTGAATCGAGAGATCCCGTGCTAAAATCCCTCTCTGGCAGCTTATCAACGCGTCAATTGCTCAAAATAGCGCAACGTTATTCAAAATACGACCCAGAAAATGACGGAACTGTAAATTCCGTTTACGAAACTCTAAATCGCACATTTTTAACGCAATTTCTACCTTCCTTACCACGAAAAGCCTTCGAAAATGCCTTGTCTCGCTTCAATATCGAACAAACAGGCAAAGATAATTTACCTTCTCGCACGATCGAAGTCACCGACACTCACGTCAAGATCGGAAAAACTGAGATTTTGTTGAGCCAGAGTGACGCATCGAAAGCTGCAAAGAttccaaacattttattttacgacaTTCCCGAACACGTGGCACTTTTGGAGCACATTTTGCAAGATTTCCTACTCGGAAGTCATTTGTTGCTCGTTGGAAATCAAGGTGTCGGCAAAAATAAGTTGGCAGATCGATTTTTGCAGTTATTGAAACGTCCTCGGGAGTATATCCAATTGCATCGCGACACAACAGTGCAAACGTTGACGCTCCAGCCGAGTGTGAGAGATGGCGTTATTGTGCACGAAGACTCTCCGCTAGTAAAAGCCGTCAAGGAAGGGCATGTTTTGATGATTGACGAAGCGGATAAAAGTCCAACGCATGTCACGTGCATCCTAAAAACGCTCGTCGAGAACGGGGAAATGTATTTGTCGGATGGCAGGAAGATTGTGCCTCATGGAGCGAAAAAAGCTGATGATGACGAGGACCAAATTATTGAAACTCATCCTGACTTCCGGATGATTGTTCTCGCGAATCGACCGGGATTTCCATTTTTGGGAAATGATTTCTTTGGCGCGCTTGGGGATTGTTTCTCGGCATTTGCTGTTGACAATCCCTCAATTAGCTCTGAGGTGAAAATGTTGCGACAATATGGACCGGATGTGCCGTTGGAGACCATTCAGAAGCTCGTTGAGGCATTTTCGGAACTTCGAACGATGGCGGACCAATCGCAACTGGCATATCCGTATTCGACGCGCGAAGTTGTCAATATCGTGAAACATTTGCAGCAATTTCGGGACGAAGATGTCGCCGAGTTGATTGGAAATGTCCTGGATTTCGATCGTCATTCGCCCGAATCTTTCGAACAAGTTACGAATATTTTGCTGAAACATGGCTTACAAATTGGGGCATATGCGGAACAGGAACTTGCCGCCATTCGACGAAAACGAGAAATGCAAGTTACCGTTTCGCGTGTGAGTGGTTTGGATACGTCGGCGCCGAAACATGGAAAAGTTGATCCCAATAACGATCCGCATGTCGGGGGAAATACATGGGCTGGAGGCACCGGAGGACGAGATACTGCCGGATTGGGTGGCAAAGGAGGTCCCTATCGCTTGGATGCCGGACATAAAGTGCATCAATTGTCAGATGCGGAAAAAGATGACATTCCCGAACACGTGAAGAGAGCCGCACGCGAGATGAATCGCAAGGCGTTTGAAGcaaaattgaaggaaattcAAATGAGCAAGTACGATCACAAGATTTACGAGCAATTTAGTGTTCCCGTGCGTCAACAAGTCCAAATCCTGCGAATTATTCTCAACTCCCTGCAAGCCAAGAGTAAAGAGCGTCAATGGTTGCGACATCAAACTTCCGGCGAATTGGACGACATCAAGCTCATCGAAGGTTTAACAggcgaaaaaaacatttacaaGCGTCGTATGGAACAAGACCCCGAACCAGGTCAACCGCAAGAGAAACCAAAGCGATTAAAGCTCGTTGTTGACGTCAGTGGATCCATGTATCGCTTTAACGGTTACGATGGGCGGCTGGATCGCGAATTGGAAGCTGTTGTGATGGTCATGGAGGCGTTCGATggattcgagaaaaaaattaaatatgatgtCGTGGGTCATAGCGGCGAATCGTATTGCGTTCCCTTTGTCGATTTGAAAAATCCGCCAGATAACGATAAACTTCGACTGGAGACGATCCGGATGATGCATGCACACAGTCAATATTGTTGGTCCGGCGATAATACAATAAATGCGACGAAACATGCGATTAAGGAGCTGGCAAAGGAGGATTGTGACGAAGCGCTTGTTGTGGTTTTGAGCGATGCGAATTTGGCACGTTACGGGATTTCGCCAAAACGATTCGGGGAAGCTCTGATGACAAATCCAAAAGTGCAGGCGTATGTTGTTTTTATCGGGAGTCTGGATAAAGAAGCTgaaat aaTCAAACGTGAAATGCCCGCAGGAAGAAGCTTCATTTGCATGGACACCAAAGACCTTCCGCAGATCATGAAGACAATATTTGAGTCATCAGtgctgaaataa